In one window of Bdellovibrio bacteriovorus DNA:
- a CDS encoding lysophospholipid acyltransferase family protein, producing the protein MNLLVKFFVSVMSFFSSMFPRTWLRKSGSWVGFLWFDVFGFRKQIVLNNLQIAFPEWSEEQKLKVGRESVYNLGYNFGEFFFIPSLSQKWLDKNAVFEGWENIEKARAGGKGMFFLTLHLGNGDLAANTLVMKGQPTYIITKKFKTQWFNDLWFATRGAKGVQYIDAHGPNNAFEILKALKKNAAVVFVLDQYMGKPYGVATTFFGKRTGTAYGLALFAQKTKAPVLPIYTFEGPDKKLHVVIEPAIDTSQSVSEDKDQTILNLTQSFNNKLEEIVRKHPEQWMWVHRRWKDF; encoded by the coding sequence ATGAACTTATTAGTCAAATTCTTCGTTAGTGTAATGAGCTTTTTTAGCTCGATGTTTCCTCGCACCTGGCTTCGTAAATCGGGCTCATGGGTAGGGTTTCTTTGGTTTGATGTCTTCGGTTTTAGAAAACAAATCGTGCTGAATAATTTGCAGATCGCCTTCCCCGAATGGAGTGAAGAACAAAAACTCAAGGTCGGGCGCGAGTCCGTTTATAATTTGGGCTATAATTTCGGGGAATTTTTCTTCATCCCATCTTTGTCGCAAAAATGGCTGGATAAGAACGCCGTTTTTGAAGGCTGGGAAAATATTGAAAAGGCCCGCGCCGGTGGGAAGGGAATGTTCTTCCTGACGTTGCACTTAGGAAACGGGGACCTGGCGGCAAACACGCTGGTCATGAAAGGTCAGCCGACTTACATCATCACTAAGAAATTTAAAACTCAGTGGTTCAACGATTTGTGGTTTGCCACTCGCGGAGCTAAAGGTGTTCAGTACATCGACGCTCACGGCCCGAACAATGCTTTTGAGATTTTAAAAGCGCTTAAGAAAAATGCCGCAGTGGTGTTCGTGTTAGATCAATACATGGGAAAACCTTACGGAGTCGCGACGACGTTCTTCGGAAAACGCACGGGCACCGCCTATGGTCTAGCTCTGTTTGCGCAAAAGACGAAGGCTCCTGTTCTGCCGATTTACACCTTCGAGGGCCCTGATAAAAAACTGCATGTAGTTATTGAACCAGCTATAGACACATCTCAAAGTGTGTCCGAAGATAAAGATCAGACTATCTTGAACCTGACACAGTCCTTCAACAACAAATTGGAAGAGATTGTGCGTAAGCACCCTGAACAATGGATGTGGGTGCATCGTCGATGGAAGGATTTTTAG
- the bamA gene encoding outer membrane protein assembly factor BamA, translated as MSKLLCALLITSLSSTVWAAPAKKKTAKNSKAPVQAAAPVSSGLTIKNIEVTGNRKIEKDAILTKITSKVGGEYSALSLREDVEALFKLGFFNDIEVDRQVSGKDVTLTYKVLEKPSVVEITYEGNSEVKSEDIADATGIKPYQLLNMAKVKEAVEKIQKLYEDKGYFLAKIEAEVQNINKDETVRLVFKIRENDKVKVKKITFLGNQALGDGQLKSKMLTQEGGFFSGLSGSGQYKQEMFERDVQILRFLYWNQGYVQAKVDRPQVTVTPDKKNIYITIRIEEGEQYDVGEVDFAGDILFPKQELYEAIKIDDNGVFAYDVLQKDISELTAKYGDLGYAYANVIPRTAFNAKERKVNLIFEFDKGSKVYFGKINMIGNSKTRDKVIRRELKIHEGELYNETRRRQSLENIQRLGYFEEVNFKTSIDPERTEVMNVDIAVKERNTGQIQLGAGYGTSQGFTLQGSINQANFLGKGQNLGASLNLSNTGSYYSLSFTEPYFNDTLWSVGGDLYQSANSARADYDEKHTGGAIRFGHPLAEFTRGYLRYKYDDTQLEEKFDSEEQSLTDRDLFPLETASGVTSSITATIDYDTRNDRQMPTKGMYASASYEYAGLGGDLKFTRMNTNFRYYKNLFWDVVWRNNISYARIDSLEGQDVPFSELYLLGGPYSLRGYRSYRVGKMKLSNKIKAKIIADNPGISDEEATKRAMRFYGGTQQAMYQTELQFPLVKDAGIMGAGFFDVGAADDILSEDNFYADVGFGIRWYSPIGVLRFEWGFPLNRDPLYHDATVFEFSIGPSF; from the coding sequence TTGAGTAAGCTTCTTTGTGCATTGTTAATCACTTCGTTATCTTCGACGGTTTGGGCAGCCCCAGCTAAGAAGAAAACCGCTAAAAATTCTAAAGCTCCCGTGCAAGCGGCAGCTCCAGTTTCTTCAGGTCTGACGATCAAAAATATTGAAGTCACTGGAAATCGTAAAATCGAAAAGGATGCGATTCTAACCAAGATCACTTCCAAAGTGGGCGGAGAGTATTCTGCACTCAGCCTGCGCGAAGACGTCGAAGCTCTTTTTAAACTAGGATTTTTTAACGACATCGAAGTGGACCGCCAAGTTTCTGGTAAAGACGTCACTCTGACATATAAAGTTTTAGAAAAACCATCCGTCGTCGAAATCACCTATGAAGGTAATAGCGAAGTAAAATCAGAAGACATCGCCGACGCGACAGGAATTAAGCCCTACCAGCTTTTGAATATGGCGAAAGTAAAAGAAGCCGTTGAAAAAATCCAAAAGCTTTACGAAGACAAGGGTTACTTCTTAGCAAAAATCGAAGCTGAAGTACAAAACATCAACAAAGACGAAACCGTTCGTTTGGTGTTTAAGATTCGTGAAAACGACAAAGTAAAAGTAAAAAAGATCACGTTCCTGGGAAATCAAGCCTTGGGTGATGGCCAGTTGAAATCAAAAATGCTCACCCAAGAGGGCGGATTCTTCTCGGGACTTTCTGGTTCTGGTCAATACAAACAAGAGATGTTCGAGCGTGACGTGCAAATCCTTCGCTTCCTTTACTGGAATCAAGGTTACGTGCAAGCCAAAGTCGACCGTCCCCAAGTGACGGTGACTCCAGATAAAAAGAACATCTACATCACCATCCGTATCGAAGAGGGCGAGCAGTACGATGTTGGTGAAGTCGATTTTGCTGGCGACATCTTGTTCCCAAAACAAGAGCTTTATGAAGCGATCAAGATCGATGACAACGGCGTCTTTGCTTACGATGTTCTTCAAAAAGACATCAGTGAGTTGACGGCGAAATACGGTGATCTAGGTTATGCCTATGCCAACGTGATTCCTCGTACGGCGTTTAATGCTAAAGAACGTAAAGTGAATTTGATCTTTGAATTCGACAAGGGATCTAAAGTTTACTTCGGCAAAATCAACATGATCGGAAACTCCAAGACGCGCGATAAAGTCATCCGTCGTGAATTAAAAATCCACGAAGGGGAGCTTTACAACGAAACACGCCGTCGTCAGTCTTTGGAAAACATCCAACGCTTGGGATACTTCGAAGAAGTGAACTTCAAAACTTCGATCGATCCAGAGCGCACAGAAGTGATGAATGTCGACATCGCCGTGAAAGAAAGAAACACCGGACAAATTCAATTGGGTGCTGGTTACGGAACATCACAAGGTTTCACTTTGCAAGGTTCGATCAATCAGGCGAACTTCTTGGGTAAAGGACAAAACTTAGGTGCGTCTTTGAACCTAAGTAATACAGGAAGCTATTACAGTCTTTCTTTCACCGAGCCTTACTTCAACGACACTCTTTGGTCTGTCGGTGGAGACCTTTATCAAAGTGCCAACTCCGCACGTGCCGACTACGATGAAAAACACACCGGTGGAGCCATCCGTTTCGGTCACCCGTTGGCCGAGTTCACGCGTGGATACTTGCGCTACAAATACGATGATACTCAGCTGGAAGAAAAATTCGATAGTGAAGAGCAGTCTTTAACGGACCGCGATTTATTCCCTCTAGAAACAGCATCGGGTGTCACTAGCTCTATCACGGCAACGATTGATTATGACACTCGTAACGACCGTCAAATGCCGACGAAAGGGATGTATGCGAGTGCGTCTTATGAGTACGCAGGTCTAGGTGGAGACTTGAAATTCACTCGCATGAACACGAATTTCCGCTACTACAAAAACCTGTTCTGGGATGTGGTGTGGCGAAATAACATCAGTTACGCGCGCATTGATTCTTTAGAAGGCCAAGACGTGCCGTTCAGTGAATTGTATCTTCTTGGTGGTCCTTATTCTCTGCGTGGTTACCGTTCGTACCGTGTGGGAAAAATGAAACTATCCAACAAGATCAAAGCTAAGATTATCGCGGACAACCCAGGTATTAGTGACGAAGAAGCCACAAAACGTGCGATGCGTTTCTACGGTGGTACTCAACAGGCGATGTACCAGACGGAATTACAGTTCCCTTTAGTTAAAGATGCTGGCATCATGGGTGCTGGATTCTTCGACGTCGGTGCTGCGGATGATATCCTATCAGAGGATAATTTCTACGCAGACGTTGGCTTCGGTATCCGCTGGTACTCTCCGATCGGGGTCTTGCGTTTCGAATGGGGCTTCCCACTGAACCGCGATCCGCTCTACCACGACGCAACAGTGTTCGAGTTCTCGATCGGGCCTAGTTTCTAG
- a CDS encoding OmpH family outer membrane protein, translating to MKKMLIVLSMLMTASFAHAEAKVGYVDMQKAIQSTSAGKKAKTELEGEFNKKKKELEKKEADLKKMGEDLEKKKSVLSEDALGKKQAEFQEEMLKYRDVVGKSQVEIQKKERELTAPILEKMKKVIAKIAKDKGYTMVIENSQMVLYATPEADLTQEVIAAFEKEK from the coding sequence ATGAAAAAAATGTTGATCGTGCTAAGCATGCTTATGACGGCATCCTTCGCACACGCGGAAGCAAAAGTAGGTTACGTGGATATGCAAAAAGCTATTCAATCTACTTCTGCAGGTAAGAAAGCAAAAACGGAACTTGAAGGCGAGTTCAATAAAAAGAAAAAAGAACTCGAGAAGAAAGAAGCTGATTTGAAGAAAATGGGCGAAGACTTGGAAAAGAAAAAGTCTGTTCTTTCTGAAGATGCTCTAGGTAAAAAACAAGCGGAATTCCAAGAAGAAATGTTGAAGTACCGTGATGTTGTTGGCAAAAGCCAAGTTGAAATCCAAAAGAAAGAGCGTGAACTCACAGCTCCTATCTTGGAAAAAATGAAAAAAGTCATCGCTAAAATCGCGAAAGACAAAGGCTACACAATGGTGATTGAGAACTCTCAGATGGTGCTTTATGCAACACCTGAGGCGGATTTAACACAAGAAGTGATCGCGGCCTTCGAAAAAGAAAAGTAG
- a CDS encoding Gfo/Idh/MocA family protein — translation MTSQKLRAAVIGVGYLGNFHAQKYKNNPHVELVGVCDHFPAQADKIAAELGVKSFHRPQDLLGQVDLVTVAASTLSHYEVAKMFLQNGVHVNVEKPITATVPQAEELVALAEKNNLKLAVGHIERFNPSVVEVKKNLKKPRLIELTRMATYKARGADVSVLHDLMIHDIDMLFFLSGTSEIESMIGTGSKLVSKELDTASVTIKMKNGVVGVINVSRVSSTMTRSVRVIEDDFTLFANTGVHELEKGEKGPGGDELVKYTKWTLEKADALQKETDAFVDAVINNKKPVVTGVDGLVALKAIEDVQRMIEG, via the coding sequence ATGACTAGTCAGAAATTGCGTGCCGCTGTGATCGGCGTGGGTTACTTAGGTAATTTTCACGCTCAGAAATATAAAAACAATCCCCACGTCGAACTTGTGGGAGTCTGTGATCACTTCCCCGCACAAGCAGATAAGATTGCGGCAGAGTTGGGAGTTAAAAGCTTTCATCGTCCGCAAGATTTGCTTGGACAAGTAGATCTGGTGACTGTAGCTGCTAGCACCTTAAGTCACTACGAAGTGGCAAAAATGTTTTTGCAAAACGGCGTGCACGTGAATGTTGAAAAACCAATCACGGCGACAGTACCTCAAGCCGAAGAGCTTGTGGCTTTAGCAGAAAAAAATAATTTGAAATTAGCTGTGGGTCACATCGAACGGTTCAATCCTTCTGTGGTGGAAGTGAAGAAAAATCTTAAAAAACCGCGTTTGATCGAACTGACTCGCATGGCGACTTACAAAGCGCGCGGCGCCGATGTCAGTGTGTTGCATGACCTGATGATTCACGATATCGACATGTTGTTCTTCTTAAGCGGTACAAGCGAAATTGAATCTATGATTGGAACGGGTTCTAAACTTGTTTCCAAAGAACTCGACACGGCCTCGGTAACTATCAAGATGAAAAACGGTGTGGTGGGCGTGATCAACGTCAGCCGTGTTTCTTCGACGATGACTAGATCCGTGCGTGTGATCGAAGACGATTTCACTCTATTCGCCAACACGGGAGTTCATGAGCTTGAAAAAGGCGAAAAGGGACCCGGCGGAGACGAACTTGTAAAGTACACGAAGTGGACTTTAGAAAAAGCGGATGCTCTTCAAAAAGAAACCGACGCCTTTGTCGATGCTGTTATCAATAATAAAAAACCTGTGGTTACAGGAGTCGATGGTCTGGTTGCTTTAAAAGCAATTGAAGACGTGCAAAGAATGATCGAGGGCTAA
- the lpxA gene encoding acyl-ACP--UDP-N-acetylglucosamine O-acyltransferase gives MANYKVHPSSVISPEAEIADDVEIGPYCLIQGKVKIGKGTLVEGHVTLGSRHGILEIGENNHFSPGAVIGGPPQDVSYKGEPTKLVIGKNNTFREFTTVNIGTPKGGGVTSIGDNCLLMAYTHIGHDCHIANNVVIVNGCHLGGHCEIEENVTIGGVSALNQFTKVGRGAFIAGSSIVNKDILPFSRAQGNYATIRATNKIGLSRKGFPREEVANVHKAIRIIIMGSHTVDEGIERIKQECVMSPNIEYFINFIKSSKRGIAVDRSPKGWQDDD, from the coding sequence ATGGCAAATTATAAAGTTCATCCAAGCAGTGTCATCTCTCCCGAAGCTGAAATAGCAGACGATGTTGAAATCGGTCCTTACTGCTTGATTCAAGGTAAAGTTAAAATTGGTAAAGGCACGTTAGTAGAAGGTCATGTGACCTTGGGTTCTCGCCACGGTATTCTGGAAATCGGCGAAAACAATCACTTCTCTCCAGGTGCCGTTATCGGTGGTCCGCCACAAGACGTTTCTTACAAAGGCGAACCGACAAAATTGGTTATCGGAAAAAATAACACCTTCCGTGAATTCACAACGGTGAATATCGGAACTCCTAAAGGTGGCGGCGTCACTTCCATTGGCGACAACTGTCTTTTGATGGCTTACACGCACATCGGGCATGACTGTCATATCGCGAACAATGTGGTGATCGTGAATGGTTGCCACTTGGGTGGTCACTGTGAAATCGAAGAAAACGTAACTATCGGTGGGGTTTCCGCTCTGAACCAGTTCACAAAAGTCGGTCGTGGTGCTTTCATCGCGGGTTCTTCGATTGTGAACAAAGACATTCTTCCGTTCTCTCGCGCGCAAGGTAACTACGCGACGATCCGTGCGACAAATAAGATCGGTCTTTCTCGTAAAGGCTTCCCACGTGAAGAAGTCGCGAATGTCCACAAAGCCATTCGTATCATCATTATGGGATCTCACACGGTGGACGAAGGTATCGAGCGTATCAAACAAGAATGCGTTATGAGTCCTAACATTGAATACTTCATCAACTTCATTAAGTCTTCGAAACGCGGTATTGCTGTAGATAGAAGCCCTAAAGGATGGCAGGACGATGACTAG
- the lpxK gene encoding tetraacyldisaccharide 4'-kinase yields MKYYLKPFSFLYNQVVGVKNSLYSRGVISVYKAPVPVVSIGNLTVGGTGKTPITDYCLKALVAEGKKVAVISRSYRADVESPSQVDVGHPFAARYYGDEPVLLAQANPQVAVFVGPSKWQTAKYAVSKDQFDLLIVDDGFQHRKLHRDLNIVILDATENIENYAVLPEGRARESWAGVDRADVLVLSKCNLAPDADLKVLESRLPKDKEVLYLGYQINHLKNVATKAVIAREELQGKSLFLVSAIARPDVFEKMMRNIGEVSKKSLHYRDHHQYTAADVARIEDEFRKSKADYLITTEKDAVKLRQLFSDSSLLWSASLEVAEQGKKGRLHELISQILR; encoded by the coding sequence ATGAAGTATTACTTAAAGCCTTTTTCTTTTCTGTATAACCAAGTTGTCGGAGTCAAAAACTCTCTGTACAGCCGTGGAGTGATCAGTGTCTACAAAGCACCGGTCCCTGTGGTGAGTATCGGAAATCTGACAGTCGGGGGCACAGGAAAAACGCCTATCACCGACTATTGCTTAAAAGCTCTGGTCGCTGAAGGGAAAAAGGTGGCTGTCATCAGTCGGTCTTATCGTGCGGATGTCGAAAGCCCGTCGCAAGTGGATGTCGGTCATCCGTTTGCAGCACGTTATTACGGTGATGAGCCGGTTCTGCTTGCTCAAGCCAATCCTCAAGTGGCTGTCTTTGTGGGCCCCAGTAAATGGCAGACGGCGAAGTACGCTGTCAGCAAAGACCAGTTCGATTTACTTATTGTCGATGACGGTTTTCAACATCGCAAATTGCATCGCGATCTCAATATCGTGATTTTGGATGCGACAGAAAATATCGAAAATTACGCGGTTCTTCCAGAAGGCCGTGCCCGTGAATCTTGGGCGGGAGTGGACCGAGCAGATGTCTTGGTTCTTTCCAAATGCAATTTGGCTCCCGATGCCGATTTGAAAGTTCTGGAAAGCCGCCTGCCTAAAGATAAAGAAGTTCTTTATCTTGGTTATCAAATCAATCATCTGAAAAATGTCGCTACCAAAGCGGTGATCGCTCGCGAAGAACTTCAAGGAAAATCCTTATTCCTGGTGTCGGCGATCGCTCGTCCGGATGTTTTTGAAAAAATGATGAGAAATATCGGAGAGGTTTCTAAAAAAAGTCTGCACTACCGAGATCATCATCAGTATACGGCAGCCGATGTGGCACGCATTGAAGATGAGTTCCGCAAATCCAAGGCTGATTATCTTATCACGACCGAAAAGGACGCGGTGAAACTGCGCCAGCTTTTCTCAGACTCCTCGCTGCTATGGAGCGCCTCTTTAGAGGTGGCCGAGCAGGGAAAGAAGGGACGTCTTCATGAACTTATTAGTCAAATTCTTCGTTAG
- a CDS encoding ABC transporter ATP-binding protein translates to MNDTHVFLKAVDIHKSYSQGTGELEILRGISLEIKEGEALAILGSSGAGKSTLLQIMGTLDRPNKGELFCEGRDLLAMSDDELSRFRNAEMGFVFQFHHLLGEFTALENIMIPCRVAGEAPKAAREKALHLLEFMGLAERREHYPNQLSGGELQRVAIARALVRHPKILFADEPTGNLDSQTSGKIQELFFRLKEEMKLALVVVTHDLTFATKFPKVYRMKDGVWV, encoded by the coding sequence ATGAATGACACTCATGTATTTTTAAAAGCCGTTGATATTCACAAATCCTACAGCCAGGGCACGGGGGAATTAGAAATTCTTCGTGGAATCAGCCTAGAAATCAAAGAGGGCGAAGCTTTGGCCATCCTGGGATCCTCAGGAGCAGGTAAAAGTACGCTCCTCCAAATCATGGGAACTTTGGATCGTCCAAATAAGGGCGAACTTTTTTGTGAAGGCCGCGATCTTTTGGCGATGAGTGATGATGAGTTGTCTCGTTTTCGTAACGCAGAAATGGGATTTGTATTCCAGTTCCATCATCTGTTAGGCGAGTTCACGGCCTTAGAAAACATCATGATCCCTTGTCGCGTGGCGGGTGAAGCCCCGAAGGCGGCACGTGAAAAAGCTTTGCATCTTTTAGAGTTCATGGGTCTTGCTGAGCGTCGAGAACATTATCCCAATCAACTTTCCGGCGGGGAGTTGCAGCGGGTCGCGATTGCGCGTGCCTTGGTGCGACATCCGAAGATTCTTTTCGCCGACGAACCCACAGGAAATTTGGATTCGCAGACGAGCGGAAAGATTCAAGAGTTGTTCTTCCGCCTGAAGGAAGAAATGAAGCTCGCGTTGGTGGTGGTGACGCATGATTTGACCTTTGCGACAAAGTTTCCAAAAGTATACCGAATGAAAGATGGAGTGTGGGTCTGA
- a CDS encoding DUF3108 domain-containing protein: protein MEGFLVKVPNLLGSIVAVMFLASCSSSVLKYEKSENLKKNDEFENAVSIVKPEAPAPAPADPTQPAETAAAPVTTAPAPKTPEKSSSKSTASSSKGATTKSNSSKASSSGAASASAVSTKKDSKKSSAKSAKSAKAEPAKAEAPATRQPDIEDSVGFEGASRRPLKDPFRVGEEVVHDVHYFKVSAGELRLKVEPFAMVNNRKSYTFAIEIKTSKLFNSFYSVDDRVETFVDFEDLVPRVFQLHVKESKQLREAKMLFDTEKNTATFWEKKVTKEDGEEEKRQQWDILPFTQNVYSAVYYMRNFQWETGKEYSFRVANDNENLVFSGKAIRREVLDTELGPMKAIVIQPNIVLKGKFKPIGDNFIWLSDDDRKYVLRIESKIKIGTLVSEVVSINPGKP, encoded by the coding sequence ATGGAAGGATTTTTAGTGAAAGTGCCAAATCTTCTGGGATCAATCGTTGCGGTGATGTTTTTGGCTTCTTGTTCATCTTCGGTTTTGAAGTATGAAAAATCCGAGAATCTAAAAAAGAACGACGAGTTCGAAAACGCAGTCTCGATTGTAAAACCAGAAGCACCGGCTCCGGCACCGGCGGATCCGACTCAGCCGGCGGAAACGGCGGCGGCTCCGGTGACCACGGCTCCAGCTCCAAAGACTCCCGAGAAATCTTCAAGTAAGTCTACGGCGTCTTCTAGTAAAGGCGCTACGACAAAATCAAATTCATCGAAGGCTTCTTCCTCTGGAGCAGCTTCGGCGTCTGCGGTCTCTACCAAAAAAGACTCAAAGAAGAGTTCAGCAAAATCTGCGAAGTCTGCTAAGGCTGAACCTGCAAAAGCAGAGGCTCCTGCGACTCGTCAGCCAGACATTGAAGACTCTGTGGGATTTGAAGGCGCTAGCCGCCGTCCATTGAAAGATCCCTTCCGCGTGGGTGAAGAAGTCGTGCACGATGTTCACTACTTCAAAGTGTCCGCAGGTGAGCTTCGTTTAAAAGTTGAGCCCTTTGCGATGGTGAATAATCGCAAGTCCTATACATTCGCTATCGAAATCAAAACAAGTAAGTTGTTCAATAGTTTCTATAGCGTTGATGACCGCGTAGAAACTTTTGTGGATTTTGAAGACCTAGTGCCGCGTGTTTTCCAATTGCATGTCAAAGAGTCGAAGCAACTTCGCGAAGCCAAGATGCTTTTTGATACCGAAAAGAACACCGCGACTTTCTGGGAAAAGAAAGTGACTAAAGAAGACGGAGAAGAAGAAAAGCGCCAACAATGGGACATTCTTCCATTCACCCAGAATGTGTACAGCGCCGTCTACTACATGAGAAACTTCCAATGGGAGACTGGAAAAGAATATTCCTTCCGCGTCGCCAACGATAATGAAAATCTCGTTTTTTCCGGTAAAGCCATTCGCCGTGAAGTTCTCGACACTGAACTGGGCCCCATGAAGGCGATCGTGATTCAGCCCAATATCGTCCTCAAAGGGAAGTTCAAACCTATCGGCGATAACTTCATCTGGTTGTCCGACGACGACAGAAAATACGTGTTACGT
- the lpxB gene encoding lipid-A-disaccharide synthase, producing MDQVLFVAAEASSVTYAQRILEAWKKQGRHIHAFGVGSQDMENIGFERLGKSEEMAVVGAAEIIAQYSHLKGVFDSLVAEAEKRRPKVAIVMDYPEFNLMLSKKLHAMGIPVVYYISPQVWAWRKGRVKTIKKYCKEVFVLFPFEVPFYEEHGVPVEFVGHPLLDELDDKLLNDKEYLKIHRNQCGIRDDEIVLGLMPGSRRLELKQHFQIQLDTARVLAKKYPNLKVVILTAPTFTKEKMQEYLEDFRLPYVLLKDEPFRMIHLVDMMLVASGTATLQVGILKKPMVIMYRMKWLTGVFAKLVVRGTKYFGLVNLILNKEAVPERFQSEVNPEHLASLLEKYIVDPAYKAQVIHDLEELRKYLGDRGATQRVVKALDKYLTK from the coding sequence ATGGATCAGGTTCTGTTTGTCGCGGCGGAAGCCTCTAGCGTCACCTATGCTCAAAGAATTCTCGAAGCTTGGAAAAAGCAGGGACGTCATATTCATGCTTTCGGTGTCGGCAGTCAGGACATGGAAAACATTGGCTTTGAACGTTTAGGAAAATCGGAAGAGATGGCAGTCGTAGGGGCGGCAGAAATCATCGCTCAATACAGCCACCTCAAAGGTGTTTTTGATAGCCTTGTCGCCGAAGCTGAAAAACGTCGTCCTAAAGTCGCCATCGTGATGGATTACCCAGAGTTCAACTTGATGCTTTCTAAAAAGCTTCATGCGATGGGCATTCCGGTTGTGTACTATATCTCTCCGCAAGTGTGGGCGTGGCGCAAAGGTCGTGTAAAGACGATCAAGAAGTACTGCAAAGAAGTCTTCGTTCTTTTTCCATTTGAAGTTCCGTTCTATGAAGAGCACGGTGTTCCGGTTGAGTTCGTAGGGCATCCTCTATTGGATGAGCTTGATGACAAACTTCTTAACGACAAAGAGTATCTCAAAATTCATCGCAATCAGTGTGGTATCCGTGATGATGAAATCGTTTTGGGTCTGATGCCGGGAAGCCGTCGTTTAGAATTAAAACAGCACTTTCAAATTCAGTTGGATACAGCCCGTGTGCTTGCTAAAAAATATCCGAACCTGAAAGTCGTGATCTTGACGGCTCCGACGTTCACGAAAGAAAAAATGCAAGAGTACCTGGAAGACTTCCGTCTGCCTTACGTGCTTTTGAAGGACGAACCTTTCCGTATGATTCATCTTGTGGACATGATGCTCGTGGCTTCGGGAACAGCGACACTGCAAGTGGGTATTTTGAAAAAACCGATGGTCATCATGTATCGCATGAAATGGCTGACGGGAGTTTTCGCCAAACTCGTGGTGCGCGGAACGAAGTATTTCGGTCTCGTGAATTTGATTTTGAACAAAGAAGCCGTGCCGGAAAGATTCCAATCGGAAGTAAATCCAGAACATCTGGCTTCTTTGTTAGAAAAATATATCGTGGATCCTGCTTACAAAGCGCAGGTCATTCATGACTTGGAAGAGCTTAGAAAATATCTTGGCGACCGCGGAGCCACTCAGCGTGTTGTGAAAGCATTGGATAAATATTTAACAAAATGA